A region of Anoplopoma fimbria isolate UVic2021 breed Golden Eagle Sablefish chromosome 24, Afim_UVic_2022, whole genome shotgun sequence DNA encodes the following proteins:
- the LOC129114058 gene encoding protein ABHD15 isoform X2 — protein MASFVWDYLLCVLPSLLLLLLYLALRWPRIRCWTRLAFRAASWRLWVIICGILELPLDSNTKAWTRELESPGEDILPGSGQDSDGLRLICKPTALAQYLLRHCGSLAKPKLASWPKGDPHLQTLSSLLCGPWGYTLQFTRDNLLLRDGGIVALDWAVGTGLDEAVGRKRWEGRKEHQSGGKALGCFTATPPVLLLIPEAWGGMAPHLKVLCHQAMRLGFYVVVFHARGTAGCPLTTARLTEFGDPADLEQAVAYVHNRHPSSVMVAVSEGSGSGILLSYLGECGSSSRLTAAAAISPVLQGQLWFETAMPPIYRSAVLFHRKLQLSRYASSFRGVLDVDRALSCSSLRDLEETLSCSRAQLQQRAPSRPIGSQNSGQNAGSHSSRGLAPSVAWALGERAYPAKDWDNYWERNEPLRDADEVAVPVLCIRSCDDPLLPPASTLPLPLFQINPYFLLVLTDRGGHCGFTLEGREEMEGGRTGNEVEEKELFPNRSGKY, from the exons ATGGCGTCATTCGTATGGGATTATTTGCTCTGTGTGCTTCCATCActgcttcttctgctgctgtatcTGGCCCTGCGCTGGCCCAGGATACGTTGTTGGACGAGACTGGCCTTCAGGGCTGCAAGCTGGAGACTCTGGGTCATTATTTGCGGGATCTTGGAGCTGCCGCTAGACAGCAATACAAAAGCATGGACCAGGGAGCTAGAATCACCAGGGGAAGATATTTTGCCTGGTTCAGGTCAGGACTCAGATGGTCTCAGGCTCATCTGCAAACCCACTGCGCTGGCACAATATCTGCTTCGCCACTGTGGCTCTCTGGCCAAGCCGAAACTGGCCTCCTGGCCCAAGGGTGACCCCCACCTCCAGACTCTTTCCAGCCTGCTATGTGGACCATGGGGTTACACATTACAGTTCACTAGAGACAATCTGTTACTGAGAGACGGGGGTATTGTGGCTCTGGACTGGGCGGTGGGAACAGGACTGGATGAGGCGGTCGGGAGGAAGAGGTGGGAGGGCAGGAAGGAGCATCAGTCAGGGGGAAAGGCGCTGGGCTGCTTCACAGCGAcgcctcctgtcctcctcctcatacCTGAGGCCTGGGGAGGGATGGCCCCCCACCTAAAGGTGCTGTGCCATCAGGCCATGCGTCTGGGCTTCTATGTGGTAGTATTTCATGCTCGAGGCACAGCGGGGTGCCCGCTGACCACAGCACGACTGACTGAGTTTGGAGACCCAGCCGATCTTGAGCAG gCGGTGGCTTATGTCCACAACCGCCACCCATCCTCTGTAATGGTTGCAGTGAGTGAGGGTTCAGGCTCAGGGATTCTTCTCTCCTACTTGGGGGAATGTGGATCAAGTTCACGCCTGACAGCGGCTGCAGCCATCTCACCTGTTCTCCAGGGACAACTGTGGTTTGAAACAGCCATGCCTCCAATTTATCGCTCCGCGGTGTTGTTTCACCGGAAACTGCAGCTCAGTAG ATACGCAAGTTCGTTCAGAGGAGTCCTGGATGTGGATCGGGCCCTAAGCTGTTCCTCCCTCAGAGACTTGGAGGAAACTCTGTCCTGCTCTCGAGCCCAGCTTCAGCAGAGGGCCCCAAGTCGTCCAATCGGCTCTCAAAATTCTGGACAGAACGCCGGATCTCATTCCTCACGGGGCCTGGCGCCCTCAGTGGCCTGGGCACTCGGTGAGAGGGCTTACCCAGCCAAGGACTGGGACAACTACTGGGAGAGGAATGAACCGCTGAGAGATGCAGATGAGGTAGCGGTCCCCGTGCTCTGTATCCGCAGCTGTGACGATCCTCTCCTCCCGCCTGCCTCCACTTTGCCTCTCCCCCTTTTCCAGATCAATCCTTATTTCCTTCTGGTgctgacagacagaggaggGCACTGCGGGTTCACTCTGGAGGGCAGAGAAgagatggaaggagggaggacTGGAAatgaggtggaggagaaag AGCTCTTCCCAAATAGATCAGGGAAGTACTGA
- the LOC129114058 gene encoding protein ABHD15 isoform X1 has translation MASFVWDYLLCVLPSLLLLLLYLALRWPRIRCWTRLAFRAASWRLWVIICGILELPLDSNTKAWTRELESPGEDILPGSGQDSDGLRLICKPTALAQYLLRHCGSLAKPKLASWPKGDPHLQTLSSLLCGPWGYTLQFTRDNLLLRDGGIVALDWAVGTGLDEAVGRKRWEGRKEHQSGGKALGCFTATPPVLLLIPEAWGGMAPHLKVLCHQAMRLGFYVVVFHARGTAGCPLTTARLTEFGDPADLEQAVAYVHNRHPSSVMVAVSEGSGSGILLSYLGECGSSSRLTAAAAISPVLQGQLWFETAMPPIYRSAVLFHRKLQLSRYASSFRGVLDVDRALSCSSLRDLEETLSCSRAQLQQRAPSRPIGSQNSGQNAGSHSSRGLAPSVAWALGERAYPAKDWDNYWERNEPLRDADEVAVPVLCIRSCDDPLLPPASTLPLPLFQINPYFLLVLTDRGGHCGFTLEGREEMEGGRTGNEVEEKGNWSHIAVLEYFRVVVDFLKREKDGVSFDGPPGEYSQAVQRSRTSDMAPPRRRRANIIRKQRLQTPEEISVDAEEGNFTWKRSYTR, from the exons ATGGCGTCATTCGTATGGGATTATTTGCTCTGTGTGCTTCCATCActgcttcttctgctgctgtatcTGGCCCTGCGCTGGCCCAGGATACGTTGTTGGACGAGACTGGCCTTCAGGGCTGCAAGCTGGAGACTCTGGGTCATTATTTGCGGGATCTTGGAGCTGCCGCTAGACAGCAATACAAAAGCATGGACCAGGGAGCTAGAATCACCAGGGGAAGATATTTTGCCTGGTTCAGGTCAGGACTCAGATGGTCTCAGGCTCATCTGCAAACCCACTGCGCTGGCACAATATCTGCTTCGCCACTGTGGCTCTCTGGCCAAGCCGAAACTGGCCTCCTGGCCCAAGGGTGACCCCCACCTCCAGACTCTTTCCAGCCTGCTATGTGGACCATGGGGTTACACATTACAGTTCACTAGAGACAATCTGTTACTGAGAGACGGGGGTATTGTGGCTCTGGACTGGGCGGTGGGAACAGGACTGGATGAGGCGGTCGGGAGGAAGAGGTGGGAGGGCAGGAAGGAGCATCAGTCAGGGGGAAAGGCGCTGGGCTGCTTCACAGCGAcgcctcctgtcctcctcctcatacCTGAGGCCTGGGGAGGGATGGCCCCCCACCTAAAGGTGCTGTGCCATCAGGCCATGCGTCTGGGCTTCTATGTGGTAGTATTTCATGCTCGAGGCACAGCGGGGTGCCCGCTGACCACAGCACGACTGACTGAGTTTGGAGACCCAGCCGATCTTGAGCAG gCGGTGGCTTATGTCCACAACCGCCACCCATCCTCTGTAATGGTTGCAGTGAGTGAGGGTTCAGGCTCAGGGATTCTTCTCTCCTACTTGGGGGAATGTGGATCAAGTTCACGCCTGACAGCGGCTGCAGCCATCTCACCTGTTCTCCAGGGACAACTGTGGTTTGAAACAGCCATGCCTCCAATTTATCGCTCCGCGGTGTTGTTTCACCGGAAACTGCAGCTCAGTAG ATACGCAAGTTCGTTCAGAGGAGTCCTGGATGTGGATCGGGCCCTAAGCTGTTCCTCCCTCAGAGACTTGGAGGAAACTCTGTCCTGCTCTCGAGCCCAGCTTCAGCAGAGGGCCCCAAGTCGTCCAATCGGCTCTCAAAATTCTGGACAGAACGCCGGATCTCATTCCTCACGGGGCCTGGCGCCCTCAGTGGCCTGGGCACTCGGTGAGAGGGCTTACCCAGCCAAGGACTGGGACAACTACTGGGAGAGGAATGAACCGCTGAGAGATGCAGATGAGGTAGCGGTCCCCGTGCTCTGTATCCGCAGCTGTGACGATCCTCTCCTCCCGCCTGCCTCCACTTTGCCTCTCCCCCTTTTCCAGATCAATCCTTATTTCCTTCTGGTgctgacagacagaggaggGCACTGCGGGTTCACTCTGGAGGGCAGAGAAgagatggaaggagggaggacTGGAAatgaggtggaggagaaaggTAACTGGAGTCATATTGCAGTTTTGGAGTACTTTAGAGTCGTGGTTGATTTCCTGAAAAGGGAGAAGGATGGGGTGAGCTTTGATGGTCCTCCTGGAGAATATAGTCAGGCTGTGCAGAGGAGCAGGACGAGCGACATGGCTCCACCTCGTAGGAGGCGAGCAAACATTATCAGGAAACAAAGACTGCAGACACCTGAAGAGATCAGTGTAGATGCAGAGGAAGGGAACTTCACCTGGAAGAGGTCTTATACGCGCTGA